Within the Fusarium keratoplasticum isolate Fu6.1 chromosome 1, whole genome shotgun sequence genome, the region GGCAAGAAACAGACACAACCCCTAAGGACGCTGACCTCACCCTCCCCGACCTCCCTTCAAACCTCGACACCCTTCCAACCGCGCCTTCATCGTCAGCCCGTGCCGGCAGTGCAgacatcgacgacatcaccGCCCGTCTCGCCGCCCTTCGTGCTCCCTCCCCATCAGCTTCAgactccctctccctcccctcaGTCCCCACATCCAAGCCTTCAGGCAAGCCCATCAACCGCCTCACAACGCGCACAAACtacaccgacgacgacatggacAGTTGGTGCACCGTATGCCTCGAAGATGCCACGCTACGCTGCCCAGGCTGCGACGACGATGTCTACTGCACCCGGTGCTGGCGGGAGATGCACATTGGACCCAACGCTGGGTTTGACGAGCGTAGTCACAAGGCCGTGCAGTTCATAAAggacaggaagaagaaggagaagagaaaggttGCACTCGGGGCATAGTGTTTCATTTCAAAGCATTCTGCGAAGCCCCTGTTACTCAAACAAAATCAATCCCGACCCTGCAATCATGTGCGATGTAAAGACAGATACCCAGACTTTCCATGGACCTTGTTGAACTCCAATTCATACCTGATGTTACTGCGCCTTTGCCCAACCCTAAAATACCTTAAGTCATCTCGCACTGGAAACCCACTGTGCCAGACATCACTACGCTGCCGCGGAATTTGATCCATTGCCAGCGCTGTTTGTCGAGTTGTTCCCTGAGTTGCCAGTCTTACCTCTGACATCTTGCCATGTTGCACCAAATCGTCTGCCAGTCGTTGCAAGCAGgctctcttcctcatcagcctcagcctcctcgtcaatcTGGGAGAGATTGACCCTAGGAGTACGGAAGATGGCAGTGACAAACACAACCAGGAAGACAGCCAAGAAAGCAAACTGCGCCCAGAAGTCGACAAGACCGAAGAAGGGCCAAGTGATGGTGATGCGATTCAAGAACGTCGACATGATTGAGGGCGTGCAGACATCCTTGGCGTGCCTCAGCTTGAGAGCCTCAGAGCATGGTCGGATCATGTCTGTGTGGTTCCTGCAGTCTGGCTGCGCTCCAGGATAAGCGGGCTCGTTGGTGCAGATCGTCTGAGTGCCATAGATGGAATACTGAGGTGCAACCATCATTGCGATTCCATAGTTGGAAGCGAGAATGATGAGGGCCAGCATAACCGTAGCAATGAGGAGCGCCTGAGGGGCAGTTCTACCCTTGCGGATCTGGAAAATGCGCACCCAGAGGAAGCGAATGCCAACGCTTGCAACACCCGAGATggagctgctgaagaagaacAGAACCAAAAGAGCCATGAGGATGTAGTCGACAGGAAAAGCCTTagcagccttgacaaagatgaagttgatggGCTGGAAGACATGAATCTGACCCAGAATGTAGCCGCACTTTTGCTTGCAGATCGAGTTCTTTGCTTTGTCGATGCCCGTGATGAGCATAGATACCCAGATGAAGACGGAAAGGAGAAGCAGCAAAATCCCACCGATCAGCTTGATAGGGCGGAAGACGGCGCAGACCTTGAGCCAGGCCTGGTATATCCTGCTGTGTCCCTCTCCCTG harbors:
- a CDS encoding putative lysosomal cobalamin transporter translates to MAHAGLVQTSLIWVAYAVAVALCLIAALITTFTWQTPRERSAVVSIVAIVSLTSLLATVLLLPVDIALISATSSATLGAKKDWATPERIDSILLTLKIVYYSLYSFDALLCLIVIPFAYFWHEEYDEIEVEEEGRTLTSRFWASVKYTLFFVAFVVVLFLLGFFVPAAGDSSQDHWDLDYFKKLIAQNHGEKALTFALGLLLTLGTLLYVVYTGAGLALLPISFIKAAPSISAPQLSETTASQLEQNRERQRQIEMRNAGRQEGMSRKDRRELDALVREEQTLVRRERLAAEAQGEGHSRIYQAWLKVCAVFRPIKLIGGILLLLLSVFIWVSMLITGIDKAKNSICKQKCGYILGQIHVFQPINFIFVKAAKAFPVDYILMALLVLFFFSSSISGVASVGIRFLWVRIFQIRKGRTAPQALLIATVMLALIILASNYGIAMMVAPQYSIYGTQTICTNEPAYPGAQPDCRNHTDMIRPCSEALKLRHAKDVCTPSIMSTFLNRITITWPFFGLVDFWAQFAFLAVFLVVFVTAIFRTPRVNLSQIDEEAEADEEESLLATTGRRFGATWQDVRGKTGNSGNNSTNSAGNGSNSAAA